One genomic segment of Gossypium arboreum isolate Shixiya-1 chromosome 3, ASM2569848v2, whole genome shotgun sequence includes these proteins:
- the LOC108474816 gene encoding sm-like protein LSM36B: MSTTGEKGSATTKTPADFLKSIRGRPVVVKLNSGVDYRGILACLDGYMNIAMEQTEEYVNGQLKNKYGDAFIRGNNVLYISTSKRTLADGA, from the exons ATGAGTACAACAGGAGAGAAAGGGTCGGCAACTACGAAAACACCTGCAGATTTCCTCAAATCGATTCGTGGTCGACCAGTTGTCGTGAAACTTAATTCCGGTGTTGATTATAGAG GTATCCTAGCTTGCCTAGATGGATATATGAACATAGCTATGGAACAAACAGAAGAATATGTCAATGGACAATTAAAAAACAAATATGGCGACGCATTTATTCGCGGGAATAACG TACTTTATATAAGCACATCAAAGAGGACATTAGCTGATGGTGCATAA
- the LOC108476066 gene encoding formin-like protein 2 translates to MIMLITKARDFVVLFVLLFFSAVLTAECFEYHRRFLHQPFFPVTSQPPVYPPSSSSPLTSPEPQPHLKQQPKYPFSTTPPSTPHSPFFLSFPSPPPPPPQPSTLPTFPANISSLLIPHSPSPSSHRRHLLLISLSSALLAAAIILSLAVLTLFLRHRSHQNTSSDDKASRSDSLRLFPPNIPPSDASQKTPPTPPPPPQQQPQQPPRYVSTNRSSEFLYLGTLVNTRVDAAKATISSNGGIKLGVSSPPYQKLGSPELNPLPPLPKVQTFQSGEQFLQSPSLGCFENTIEVEEDEFFSPRGSSHGKESPPPPPKQLPQPAPQEPAVRVESSSRREFNGDNYGSRSFNSRTASYPYSNSCSPSNSFLNSSPPSQRSTVVPIYTVQIKNPSSTSPSSARLSSSSSERYSPDRSSSFSAQNKESPSRVVHKKLPPPPPPLPPPRFWEVPAAKNPEPGGPPVLVAPSRPVVLQNNESIEKTTAETPKPKLKPLHWDKVRASSDRAMVWDQIKASSFQLNEEMIETLFTANNLNSATKENGRRQSLPSVNQENRVLDPKKSQNIAILLRALNVTIEEVCEALMEGNSDTLGTELLESLLKMAPTNEEERKLKDFTDESLFKLGPAEKFLKAVLDIPFAFKRVDAMLYIANFDSEIEYLKRSFETLEAACGELRNSKMFLKLLEAVLKTGNRMNVGTNRGDAHAFKLDTLLKLVDVKGTDGKTTLLHFVVQEIIRAEGSRLSNANQNPKAEKILQSDLQDDVEFRKLGLEVVSSLSGELTNVKKAAAMDSDVLSIDVAKLATGISKIREVIKLNEEVALKDSCRKFSESMNEFLKKAEEEIIQIQAQDRVALSMVKEITEYFHGNSTKEEAHPFRIFMVVRDFLSILDQVCKEVAKVNERTIYSSARPLLNPIPPPVFPGLNTQHYSSSDDETSSSSS, encoded by the exons ATGATAATGCTGATAACTAAAGCGAGGGATTTTGTTGTTTTGTTTGTTCTCCTCTTTTTCTCCGCAGTGTTGACCGCCGAGTGTTTCGAGTATCACCGCCGTTTCCTCCACCAGCCTTTTTTCCCGGTTACTTCACAGCCGCCGGTTTATCCTCCTTCTTCATCTTCGCCGCTTACGTCGCCGGAGCCACAACCTCACttgaaacaacaaccaaaataTCCTTTCTCCACCACTCCTCCTTCCACTCCTCATAgtcctttcttcctttctttccctTCTCCGCCGCCTCCTCCGCCGCAACCTTCCACACTCCCTACTTTTCCCGCCAATATTTCGTCTTTGCTCATACCTCATTCCCCTTCCCCTTCTTCCCACCGCCGTCACCTCCTTCTTATTTCCCTCTCTTCCGCTCTCCTTGCCGCCGCCATAATCCTCTCTCTCGCCGTTTTAACACTCTTCCTCCGTCATCGTAGCCACCAAAACACTTCCTCCGACGACAAAGCTTCCCGTTCAGACTCTCTTCGTTTATTCCCTCCAAATATTCCACCTTCAGATGCTTCTCAAAAAAcaccacctactccaccaccgcCACCGCAGCAACAACCACAACAACCGCCGCGATATGTTTCAACGAATCGAAGCTCGGAGTTTCTTTACTTAGGCACATTAGTTAACACTAGAGTAGACGCAGCTAAAGCCACCATTTCAAGCAATGGCGGCATCAAGCTAGGTGTTTCATCGCCACCGTACCAAAAGCTTGGCTCACCGGAGCTAAACCCATTGCCGCCATTGCCAAAAGTTCAAACCTTTCAAAGTGGTGAACAGTTCCTTCAAAGTCCATCACTGGGTTGTTTTGAAAACACCATTgaagttgaagaagatgagtttTTTTCGCCAAGAGGGTCTTCACATGGCAAAGAAAGCCCACCGCCACCACCAAAACAACTGCCGCAACCAGCACCTCAAGAACCAGCAGTAAGAGTAGAGTCAAGCTCGAGAAGGGAATTTAATGGCGATAACTATGGTAGTCGAAGCTTCAATTCAAGAACAGCTTCATACCCATATTCCAACTCATGTTCACCTTCTAACTCGTTCTTGAACTCAAGTCCACCGAGTCAAAGATCCACTGTTGTCCCTATCTATACAGTGCAAATAAAAAACCCATCTTCAACCTCACCTTCATCTGCAAGATTATCTTCATCATCTTCAGAAAGGTATTCACCTGATAGAAGTTCAAGTTTTTCAGCTCAAAACAAAGAATCTCCATCAAGGGTTGTACATAAAAAGCTTCCACCACCACCTCCACCGCTTCCTCCACCACGTTTTTGGGAGGTTCCCGCCGCGAAAAACCCTGAACCTGGTGGTCCACCGGTTCTCGTTGCACCTTCCAGGCCAGTGGTGTTACAGAACAATGAATCCATAGAGAAGACTACAGCTGAGACCCCGAAACCGAAACTGAAACCTTTGCATTGGGATAAAGTTCGAGCGAGTTCGGATCGGGCTATGGTGTGGGATCAAATAAAAGCAAGCTCATTTCA GTTGAATGAGGAAATGATCGAGACGTTGTTTACGGCGAATAATTTGAATTCGGCTACTAAAGAAAACGGTCGTAGGCAGAGTTTGCCGTCTGTTAATCAAGAAAATCGTGTTCTCGATCCGAAGAAGTCTCAAAACATTGCGATTCTATTGAGGGCATTGAATGTTACCATTGAAGAAGTCTGTGAAGCTCTCATGGAAG GTAATTCAGACACTCTTGGGACTGAGCTCCTAGAAAGCTTATTAAAGATGGCTCCAACGAACGAAGAAGAGCGTAAGCTGAAGGATTTCACTGATGAGTCCCTATTCAAGCTAGGTCCGGCTGAGAAATTCCTCAAGGCTGTGCTCGACATACCTTTTGCCTTCAAGAGGGTCGATGCGATGCTTTACATTGCTAATTTCGACTCTGAAATCGAGTACCTGAAAAGGTCTTTTGAAACTTTAGAG GCCGCTTGTGGAGAGTTACGGAATAGCAAAATGTTTCTTAAGCTTTTGGAGGCAGTGCTTAAAACCGGGAACCGTATGAATGTTGGTACCAACCGAGGGGACGCCCATGCTTTCAAGCTCGACACACTCTTAAAGCTCGTTGATGTAAAGGGAACGGATGGAAAAACCACGCTTCTGCATTTTGTTGTGCAGGAAATCATCAGAGCCGAAGGTTCTCGTCTTTCCAATGCCAATCAGAACCCGAAAGCTGAGAAAATACTACAATCCGATCTTCAAGATGATGTTGAGTTTCGTAAACTTGGCCTGGAAGTTGTGTCCAGTTTAAGTGGGGAGCTAACCAACGTGAAGAAAGCTGCCGCTATGGACTCAGATGTTCTCAGCATTGATGTTGCAAAACTTGCAACTGGCATTTCTAAAATCCGAGAAGTCATAAAACTAAATGAAGAGGTTGCTTTGAAAGACAGCTGCCGGAAATTCTCGGAATCAATGAACGAGTTCCTAAAGAAGGCGGAAGAAGAGATCATACAGATCCAAGCACAAGACCGAGTTGCCCTCTCGATGGTAAAGGAGATAACCGAGTACTTCCACGGAAACTCAACCAAGGAAGAAGCTCATCCGTTCCGTATCTTCATGGTCGTAAGAGACTTCCTTTCGATCCTCGATCAAGTATGCAAGGAAGTCGCAAAGGTCAACGAGAGAACAATATACAGTTCGGCACGACCGTTACTGAATCCCATTCCGCCCCCGGTTTTCCCTGGACTCAACACGCAGCATTACAGTTCCTCAGATGACGAAACCTCATCATCCTCGTCATAG